The following coding sequences are from one Panicum hallii strain FIL2 chromosome 5, PHallii_v3.1, whole genome shotgun sequence window:
- the LOC112895704 gene encoding early nodulin-20-like isoform X1, with protein sequence MIESTIVREECLLCLCSSQTPWRQRLRRHARVRAVAAAAACEGLAPPRASRPSPRRFPSSLPAPPRASVRGSCPSPRPSALPTPPPSTASAACRPLASLPSGSASPSQAHRPPVPSLAAFEWAPKATLAASLLAPAAGGGGGGVSKSPFVTLSIAESGDTVAAIGDVPVCVNFVGNNHIVVEQAPAGEDEMEIVSGSPPEEMAESGLLRTRPEGQEKEISQLRKQIKHLEEERWQMKVLRV encoded by the exons ATGATTGAATCGACTATAGTTAGAGAGGAATGTCTCCTTTGTCTCTGTTCTTCCCAGACTCCATGGCGGCAGCGGCTGCGGCGGCATGCGAGGGTTAGGGCGGTGGCAGCTGCGGCGGCGTGTGAGGGTCTTGCCCCTCCCCGCGCCTCTCGTCCCTCCCCACGCCGCTTCCCCTCGtccctccccgcgccgccgcgcgccagcGTGCGAGGGTCCTGCCCCTCCCCGCGCCCCTCGGCCCTCCCCACGCCGCCtccctccaccgcctccgccgcctgtaGGCCTCTGGCGTCGCTGCCCTCCGGATCCGCGTCCCCGTCCCAGGCCCACCGCCCGCCGGTCCCCTCCCTCGCCGCGTTCGAGTGGGCGCCGAAAGCCACGCTCGCCGCCTCCCTCCTCGCCCccgccgcgggcggcggcggcggcggcgtctccAAGTCGCCCTTCGTCACGCTCTCCATCGCCGAGTCCGGGGACACGGTGGCGGCGATCGGAGACGTGCCGGTCTGCGTCAATTTCGTCGGCAACAACCACATTGTGGTGGAGCAGGCGCCGGCGGGTGAAGATGAGATGGAAATTGTGAGCGGCTCCCCGCCGGAGGAGAT GGCGGAATCTGGACTGCTTAGAACAAGGCCGGAAGGGCAAGAGAAAGAGATTAGCCAGCTGAGGAAGCAAATAAAGCATCTTGAAGAGGAAAGGTGGCAAATGAAAGT GTTGAGGGTCTGA
- the LOC112895704 gene encoding early nodulin-20-like isoform X2: MIESTIVREECLLCLCSSQTPWRQRLRRHARVRAVAAAAACEGLAPPRASRPSPRRFPSSLPAPPRASVRGSCPSPRPSALPTPPPSTASAACRPLASLPSGSASPSQAHRPPVPSLAAFEWAPKATLAASLLAPAAGGGGGGVSKSPFVTLSIAESGDTVAAIGDVPVCVNFVGNNHIVVEQAPAGEDEMEIVSGSPPEEMAESGLLRTRPEGQEKEISQLRKQIKHLEEERLRV; the protein is encoded by the exons ATGATTGAATCGACTATAGTTAGAGAGGAATGTCTCCTTTGTCTCTGTTCTTCCCAGACTCCATGGCGGCAGCGGCTGCGGCGGCATGCGAGGGTTAGGGCGGTGGCAGCTGCGGCGGCGTGTGAGGGTCTTGCCCCTCCCCGCGCCTCTCGTCCCTCCCCACGCCGCTTCCCCTCGtccctccccgcgccgccgcgcgccagcGTGCGAGGGTCCTGCCCCTCCCCGCGCCCCTCGGCCCTCCCCACGCCGCCtccctccaccgcctccgccgcctgtaGGCCTCTGGCGTCGCTGCCCTCCGGATCCGCGTCCCCGTCCCAGGCCCACCGCCCGCCGGTCCCCTCCCTCGCCGCGTTCGAGTGGGCGCCGAAAGCCACGCTCGCCGCCTCCCTCCTCGCCCccgccgcgggcggcggcggcggcggcgtctccAAGTCGCCCTTCGTCACGCTCTCCATCGCCGAGTCCGGGGACACGGTGGCGGCGATCGGAGACGTGCCGGTCTGCGTCAATTTCGTCGGCAACAACCACATTGTGGTGGAGCAGGCGCCGGCGGGTGAAGATGAGATGGAAATTGTGAGCGGCTCCCCGCCGGAGGAGAT GGCGGAATCTGGACTGCTTAGAACAAGGCCGGAAGGGCAAGAGAAAGAGATTAGCCAGCTGAGGAAGCAAATAAAGCATCTTGAAGAGGAAAG GTTGAGGGTCTGA